The following are encoded together in the Lactuca sativa cultivar Salinas chromosome 1, Lsat_Salinas_v11, whole genome shotgun sequence genome:
- the LOC111909944 gene encoding cytochrome b561, DM13 and DOMON domain-containing protein At5g54830-like — protein sequence MGNARSLLIISLGFLIYLFEFSVSDPDSSHNCPKTNTSLLHFTSQFVMSQHQLRGYFSIIDNCSFKVSKFDMLSGGSDVYWWGAVGDNYENLTSGFVISDEKLNTTTYKNDSFNVTLMSNVTWDDIKVVSVWKKSMASDFGHLMLKEMTESPSPSPSPAPAPAPSTINFTGSSVVEIDGEPTMFDNCKVLSDTYRLRWTLREDDNVIDIGLEGAIDIGNYMAFGWADPSNKKDYMLDADVAVTGITEEGMPFVDDYHITKYSACMKNKNGRAEGVCPDILYHNDEKVNNTILVYGHRKDGVSFIRYQRPIKSVDKNYDWDVDLKKNMTCIWALGSIRPPDSIQPLYLPENHGKTYGHVDVNISESVNECSGPLDAKNKQDQDLVIAEKNEPLVVTLGPALHYPNPPNPSKVLYINKKQSPLLRIERGVLVKFSIQAGHNVAFYITSDPVGGNAMSRNVSETVYAGGQMAHGVQSNPKELEWSPDRNIPNEIYYQSLYTPKMGWKIEVVDGGLSDMYNNSVFLDDQQVTFYWTLSKKSISIAARSEKKTGYLAIAFGEKMKNSFAYVGWVDGNGTGRVNTYWIDGNNVQSIHPTNENLTYVRCKNEQGIITLEFSRPLKPECDGDKKVECKNIVEPTSLLKVIWAMGTKWSADNLTDSNMHSSTSSKAVRVSLLRGSAEADEDLKPVLAVHGFMMFLAWGMFLPGGVLAARYMKNFNSDFWFKIHVYSQCSGLTITFLGILFAAAEVRGLHLNSLHVKFGILTLILGFIQPINAYFRPKEAPDGEQPLRQRVVWEYMHGYAGKLAVCIGVISIFTGLKHLGDRYNAENVKGLTCALVIWVLVGVVSVLYLEYVRGRSVRERSGGRGNFVLGDGEDEETDLLSPSTIDEGNMERIMGSSIRKEIQLEPLGR from the coding sequence ATGGGAAATGCACGATCTTTATTAATAATTTCATTGGGGTTTCTCATATACCTGTTCGAATTCTCCGTATCTGATCCCGATTCGAGCCACAATTGTCCCAAAACCAACACGTCTTTACTTCATTTCACAAGCCAGTTCGTTATGTCTCAGCATCAGCTAAGAGGGTATTTTAGTATAATTGATAATTGTTCTTTTAAGGTTAGCAAATTCGATATGCTCTCTGGGGGGTCCGATGTTTATTGGTGGGGTGCTGTTGGCGATAATTATGAGAATTTAACATCTGGGTTTGTTATCTCTGATGAAAAACTCAACACAACTACTTATAAAAATGATAGCTTTAATGTTACTTTGATGAGTAATGTTACTTGGGATGATATCAAGGTCGTATCTGTTTGGAAGAAATCAATGGCTTCTGATTTCGGACATTTGATGTTGAAGGAAATGACCGAATCCCCCTCCCCCTCCCCCTCCCCTGCTCCTGCCCCTGCCCCATCAACCATTAATTTTACTGGAAGTTCTGTTGTTGAGATTGATGGAGAGCCTACTATGTTTGATAATTGTAAAGTTTTATCAGACACTTATAGGTTAAGGTGGACATTGAGAGAAGATGATAATGTGATTGATATCGGACTGGAGGGAGCAATTGATATTGGAAACTATATGGCTTTTGGATGGGCAGATCCGTCCAACAAAAAAGATTATATGCTTGATGCTGACGTGGCAGTGACTGGTATTACCGAAGAAGGAATGCCTTTTGTGGATGATTATCATATCACTAAGTATAGTGCATGTATGAAAAACAAGAATGGTAGAGCTGAAGGTGTTTGTCCAGACATCTTGTATCATAATGATGAAAAGGTCAACAACACAATATTGGTTTATGGACATAGGAAAGATGGTGTCTCATTTATTCGATATCAAAGACCAATAAAATCTGTTGACAAAAACTACGATTGGGATGTAGATCTAAAAAAGAACATGACATGTATATGGGCTTTAGGTTCAATCAGGCCACCTGATTCCATCCAACCTCTTTACCTTCCTGAAAACCATGGCAAGACTTATGGTCATGTTGATGTTAATATCTCAGAGAGTGTTAACGAATGCTCGGGCCCACTTGATGCCAAAAACAAACAAGATCAAGATCTTGTAATAGCCGAAAAAAACGAGCCACTAGTTGTTACTTTAGGTCCAGCTTTACATTACCCAAATCCACCAAACCCTTCAAAGGTTCTTTACATTAACAAGAAACAATCACCTCTTTTGAGAATTGAAAGGGGTGTTCTTGTAAAGTTCTCAATACAAGCTGGTCATAATGTGGCATTTTACATCACTTCTGATCCAGTTGGTGGAAATGCAATGAGTAGAAACGTATCAGAAACGGTTTATGCAGGTGGACAAATGGCACATGGAGTACAATCAAATCCGAAAGAGTTAGAATGGTCACCCGATCGAAATATTCCTAATGAAATCTACTATCAATCTCTTTACACCCCAAAAATGGGGTGGAAAATAGAAGTTGTAGATGGAGGGCTTAGTGATATGTATAACAACAGTGTTTTCTTAGATGATCAACAAGTTACATTCTATTGGACACTTTCAAAGAAATCGATATCTATTGCAGCTAGAAGTGAGAAGAAAACCGGGTATCTTGCTATTGCATTTGGAGAAAAAATGAAGAATAGTTTTGcctatgtgggatgggttgatgGAAATGGAACTGGACGTGTGAATACGTATTGGATTGATGGAAATAATGTACAAAGTATACATCCCACAAATGAAAACTTGACATATGTAAGATGCAAAAACGAACAAGGAATCATAACTCTAGAATTCTCCCGACCTTTGAAGCCAGAATGTGATGGAGATAAAAAGGTGGAATGTAAAAACATTGTGGAGCCCACGTCTCTTCTTAAAGTGATATGGGCAATGGGGACAAAATGGTCAGCAGATAATTTGACTGATAGTAATATGCATTCAAGCACAAGTAGTAAAGCAGTTAGGGTTTCACTTTTACGTGGTTCAGCTGAAGCTGATGAGGATTTAAAACCTGTTTTAGCTGTGCATGGGTTCATGATGTTTCTTGCATGGGGTATGTTTCTGCCAGGTGGCGTTTTGGCTGCTCGATATATGAAAAATTTTAATAGTGATTTCTGGTTCAAGATTCATGTTTATTCACAGTGTTCAGGGTTGACAATTACTTTCCTTGGGATTCTTTTTGCTGCAGCTGAGGTTCGGGGTTTACATCTTAACTCATTACATGTCAAATTTGGAATCTTGACTTTAATATTGGGTTTTATACAACCGATTAACGCGTACTTTAGACCTAAAGAAGCTCCTGATGGAGAACAACCATTGCGCCAAAGGGTAGTTTGGGAATATATGCATGGTTATGCTGGAAAATTGGCTGTTTGTATTGGGGTTATTTCTATTTTTACTGGGTTGAAGCATTTAGGGGATAGATATAATGCTGAGAATGTTAAGGGGTTGACTTGTGCTTTGGTGATTTGGGTTTTGGTGGGTGTTGTTAGTGTTTTATACTTGGAATATGTTCGGGGAAGGAGTGTAAGAGAGAGAAGTGGAGGGAGAGGTAATTTTGTTTTGGGTGATGGTGAAGATGAGGAAACTGATCTTTTAAGTCCAAGCACGATAGATGAAGGAAATATGGAAAGAATTATGGGTTCTTCAATAAGAAAGGAAATTCAGCTGGAACCTTTGGGCAGATag
- the LOC111909958 gene encoding uncharacterized mitochondrial protein AtMg00810-like, with translation MVYKLSKALYGLRQAPRDWNARLDKYLKQIGFRRCVHEYAVYIRKSKENVLIVGVYVDDLIVTGGNEDEVNTFKKQMNWEFEMSDLGLLSYYLGIEVTQEKNGISLKQTGYAKNLLKKMGMEECNGAKVPMEHKLELTKDEDGEPVNATKYRSIVGGLRYLCHTRPDITYSVGIVSRFLERPTKLHHQVVKRILRYIQGTLNLRLFYPQSSRKNEVIAFSDSNHTRDLVDRRSTSGMVFYLNESPVTWSSQKQRCVALSSCETEFMAATMATCQGVWLRCLIQEITGKS, from the coding sequence ATGGTGTACAAACTGTCCAAGGCGTTGTATGGTCTTCGACAAGCCCCTCGGGATTGGAATGCACGCCTTGATAAGTACCTGAAGCAGATTGGTTTCAGAAGATGTGTTCATGAGTATGCAGTGTACATAAGAAAGTCGAAAGAAAACGTGTTAATAGTAGGGGTCTATGTTGATGACCTCATTGTCACCGGAGGAAATGAGGATGAGGTAAACACATTCAAGAAACAAATGAACTGGGAATTTGAAATGAGCGACTTGGGGCTGTTATCATACTACTTGGGTATCGAAGTGACTCAAGAAAAGAATGGAATCAGCTTAAAACAAACAGGGTATGCTAAGAATTTGTTGAAAAAGATGGGCATGGAAGAATGCAATGGAGCAAAGGTACCCATGGAGCACAAACTGGAATTAACAAAGGATGAAGATGGTGAACCCGTAAATGCTACTAAATATAGAAGTATTGTTGGTGGTCTGAGATACTTATGCCACACTAGACCTGACATAACATATTCAGTGGGAATTGTAAGTCGTTTCCTTGAAAGGCCCACTAAACTTCACCATCAAGTTGTGAAGAGAattctaagatatatacagggaACTCTCAATCTTCGACTGTTTTACCCTCAAAGCTCTAGAAAGAATGAAGTGATTGCATTCTCAGATAGCAATCACACCCGAGACCTGGTTGACAGAAGAAGTACAAGTGGAATGGTGTTCTACTTGAATGAAAGTCCAGTGACATGGAGTTCCCAGAAACAGAGATGTGTTGCACTGTCATCGTGTGAAACGGAGTTTATGGCAGCAACTATGGCAACATGTCAAGGAGTCTGGCTTCGTTGTTTGATCCAGGAGATAACAGGGAAAAGCTAG